A window of the Methyloprofundus sp. genome harbors these coding sequences:
- a CDS encoding peroxiredoxin (alkyl hydroperoxide reductase subunit C), with protein MEQTKVNMPLLGDDLPELNVQTTHGAMNIPSDLKGNWFVLFSHPADFTPVCTTEFVAFQKRYEEFEALDCKLIGMSIDQVFSHIKWVQWIKSELDIEIKFPIIAANDSVALKLGMLHPSKGTNTVRAVFIVDPESKVRLIMYYPQEVGRNIDEVVRAVKALQVSDKQGAIPAGWPNNELIGDRVIVPPANNVDDANKRLDEYEGYDWWFCHKPLEK; from the coding sequence ATGGAACAGACAAAAGTAAATATGCCATTGCTTGGGGATGATTTACCCGAGTTAAATGTGCAAACAACCCATGGGGCAATGAATATTCCTAGTGATTTAAAAGGCAACTGGTTTGTATTGTTTAGTCACCCAGCTGATTTTACACCTGTTTGCACAACAGAGTTTGTAGCTTTTCAAAAAAGATACGAGGAATTTGAAGCACTCGATTGCAAATTGATAGGTATGTCAATTGATCAGGTATTTTCCCATATAAAATGGGTGCAGTGGATAAAGTCAGAGCTTGATATAGAAATTAAATTTCCAATTATTGCAGCCAATGACTCCGTTGCTTTAAAACTTGGCATGTTGCATCCAAGTAAGGGTACTAATACTGTTCGTGCGGTATTTATTGTTGATCCAGAAAGCAAAGTTCGTTTGATCATGTACTACCCACAAGAAGTTGGTAGGAATATTGATGAAGTCGTCCGTGCGGTAAAGGCATTGCAAGTGTCAGATAAACAAGGGGCTATACCAGCAGGGTGGCCAAATAATGAATTGATTGGCGACAGAGTTATTGTCCCCCCCGCAAATAATGTTGATGATGCGAATAAACGCTTAGATGAATATGAAGGCTATGACTGGTGGTTTTGTCATAAACCATTGGAAAAATAG
- a CDS encoding ferrous iron transport protein B encodes MIRKDKEVVIALSSIPNTGKTTLFNILTGSNQSTGNWPGVSIEKKLGHMTLGEFNIQLIDLPGAYALLPSTVEERVVRGFFLNTPPDIILNILDARNLYRGLGLTLQMAMSGLPMVVAINMIDELQNQGAEIDIPVLSEHLGVPVVPISARTGQGLPELQEALYQIIKKPLHTRLPHLSLPPILEEAIMSISRKIDQSNETQKLDHNFLALRLLEDEKDTYTVQDQAISKAVKSWRQRVEKNTGTEIPVTCAKCRFNAARGLVLEATDQKSSPPDARTEKIDRILLHRLYGLPLFLLTMLVLFQAIYGLGVPLQEILAQGFDAGETWLRAQQSIIMLPAWLQSFLFDGLWQGMGVVTSFFPIIALFFIFMSIIEDSGYMARAAFLMDRLMHQLGLDGKAFINLLLGYGCNIPAVMGTRILSSRYNRIVTMLLIPFTLCSARLQVFVFLAAILFPPAIAPWVLFALYIGSFIAIFAMGLLLKTLRIAGKPEPFIMEIPPYRFPMIKSVAMRTWQELKDFLYRAATFIIAGVVMVWFLTHFPTDVPTASADTWAGQLGQFFSPVFTPLGIYWQETVALLFGFIAKEIVIGSLAVIYGGANLKIQIAAHVTPLQGLSFMLFTLLYTPCVATIAAIRAESRSWRITLLSLVLGLGSAWIASFFLYQAGLLIGFG; translated from the coding sequence ATGATTCGCAAAGATAAAGAGGTTGTGATTGCGCTTAGCTCGATTCCAAATACTGGCAAGACCACGCTGTTCAACATTCTAACTGGCTCAAATCAAAGTACTGGCAATTGGCCTGGAGTTTCGATAGAGAAAAAACTCGGCCATATGACCCTTGGTGAATTCAATATCCAATTAATTGATCTGCCAGGTGCTTATGCCTTGTTGCCGAGCACAGTGGAAGAGCGAGTGGTACGTGGCTTCTTTCTCAATACACCGCCCGATATTATTCTCAATATCCTGGATGCACGGAATCTCTATCGCGGTCTAGGCCTGACCTTGCAAATGGCCATGAGCGGTCTGCCCATGGTGGTCGCCATCAACATGATAGATGAATTGCAGAATCAGGGAGCTGAGATAGATATTCCAGTGTTATCTGAGCATCTGGGCGTACCGGTTGTACCTATCTCAGCGCGTACTGGTCAAGGTTTACCTGAGCTTCAGGAGGCTCTCTACCAAATTATCAAAAAACCGCTGCATACTCGTTTGCCTCATCTATCCTTACCGCCGATATTGGAAGAGGCGATAATGAGTATTTCTCGAAAGATCGACCAAAGCAATGAAACCCAGAAGCTCGATCATAATTTTTTGGCCTTGCGCCTGTTGGAAGATGAAAAGGACACATATACAGTCCAGGATCAGGCTATAAGCAAGGCTGTTAAAAGTTGGCGTCAACGGGTGGAAAAAAATACAGGGACGGAGATTCCTGTAACCTGTGCAAAATGCCGTTTTAATGCCGCCCGTGGTCTGGTGCTGGAGGCAACTGACCAGAAATCGTCGCCTCCAGATGCACGTACTGAAAAAATCGACCGCATTCTGTTGCATCGCTTATATGGATTGCCATTATTTCTATTAACTATGCTGGTATTATTTCAGGCCATCTATGGTTTGGGAGTGCCCCTGCAGGAGATTCTGGCCCAAGGGTTTGATGCTGGAGAAACATGGCTGCGTGCTCAGCAGAGCATTATTATGTTACCTGCCTGGCTGCAAAGTTTTCTATTCGATGGCCTTTGGCAAGGCATGGGGGTAGTGACTTCTTTCTTCCCCATCATTGCTCTTTTCTTTATCTTTATGTCCATTATAGAGGACAGTGGCTATATGGCTCGCGCTGCGTTTTTGATGGATAGGCTTATGCATCAATTAGGACTGGATGGCAAGGCGTTCATTAACCTGTTACTGGGCTATGGCTGCAATATCCCTGCTGTAATGGGAACCCGTATTCTTTCCAGCCGCTACAACCGCATTGTTACCATGCTGCTAATCCCATTTACCCTGTGTAGCGCCCGTTTGCAGGTATTTGTATTTTTAGCGGCTATCTTATTCCCACCAGCTATTGCCCCCTGGGTTCTGTTTGCCCTCTATATTGGCAGTTTTATTGCTATCTTTGCTATGGGACTGCTATTAAAAACCCTGCGTATTGCTGGCAAGCCAGAACCCTTCATTATGGAAATCCCTCCCTACCGTTTTCCGATGATAAAAAGTGTCGCTATGCGCACTTGGCAAGAGTTAAAGGATTTTCTCTATCGGGCGGCGACATTTATTATCGCGGGTGTTGTAATGGTGTGGTTTCTGACCCATTTCCCAACTGATGTGCCCACTGCAAGTGCTGATACCTGGGCAGGCCAGCTGGGACAGTTTTTTTCTCCAGTGTTTACTCCATTAGGTATTTACTGGCAAGAAACTGTAGCTCTGCTGTTTGGCTTTATTGCCAAAGAAATCGTTATAGGATCCTTGGCTGTGATCTATGGTGGAGCCAATCTTAAAATCCAGATTGCTGCACATGTCACACCGTTGCAAGGTCTCAGCTTTATGCTCTTCACACTGCTTTATACCCCATGTGTTGCTACCATAGCCGCTATCCGTGCAGAATCCCGGTCATGGCGCATCACGTTACTTAGCCTAGTTCTGGGATTAGGATCCGCCTGGATTGCCAGTTTTTTTCTCTATCAGGCAGGATTGTTGATAGGCTTTGGTTAA
- a CDS encoding transposase, IS4 family: MSDSYKIYRTIHSGLQKFWDFDPSKRQNNGLNILTGFICGIIQSKSVKLANVAGEIPGSGKEESQIMQLRRWLKNEKVGVDLFYLPFIEVLLRCLAKQTLVLAIDGSTTAQGCITLMVSMIYKGRALPLLWVTRKGKKGHFPQDMHIELIKSVQAIIPEGTSVICLGDGEFDGADWLETISSYGWKYACRTANNAILYENGDEFTFKDICPEQGSMTEISAVEFTRKRSIVVRAVVYWGRKYNDPIYLVTNFPTGGEAFNWYRKRFRIETLFSDLKGRGFNLQKSGLRAPERVSRLIMAAALAYIWMVYLGELALTKSWDKIIHRKDRCDLSLFTLGVRLLKRLLREGKILPQFCLTLSGKALL; this comes from the coding sequence TTGTCAGATTCTTACAAGATTTATCGCACCATTCATAGCGGCCTTCAAAAATTCTGGGATTTTGATCCCAGCAAACGTCAAAATAACGGCTTAAATATCCTGACAGGGTTTATCTGCGGTATTATACAAAGTAAATCTGTTAAGTTAGCTAATGTGGCAGGAGAGATTCCAGGATCAGGTAAAGAAGAAAGCCAAATCATGCAATTGCGCCGTTGGCTGAAAAATGAAAAAGTGGGTGTCGATTTATTTTATTTACCCTTTATAGAGGTTCTTCTTCGGTGTTTAGCCAAACAAACGCTAGTACTTGCTATTGATGGCAGCACGACAGCGCAAGGCTGTATTACCTTGATGGTCAGTATGATTTATAAAGGTAGAGCTCTGCCATTGCTGTGGGTAACCCGTAAAGGTAAAAAGGGGCATTTTCCTCAAGATATGCATATCGAATTGATTAAATCCGTTCAGGCGATAATCCCGGAAGGTACGTCGGTCATTTGTTTGGGTGACGGGGAATTTGATGGAGCAGACTGGCTGGAAACCATTAGTAGTTATGGCTGGAAGTATGCCTGCCGAACGGCAAATAATGCGATATTGTATGAGAATGGAGATGAATTTACATTTAAAGATATTTGTCCCGAACAAGGAAGCATGACTGAAATATCGGCGGTTGAATTCACTCGTAAACGTAGCATTGTAGTAAGGGCGGTTGTTTATTGGGGGAGAAAATATAATGACCCTATTTATCTAGTGACTAATTTCCCCACAGGGGGTGAAGCATTTAACTGGTATCGCAAACGTTTCCGTATAGAAACGCTGTTTTCAGACCTTAAAGGTCGAGGGTTTAACTTGCAGAAAAGTGGATTAAGGGCTCCTGAGCGAGTTTCTCGACTTATTATGGCAGCGGCTTTAGCTTATATATGGATGGTTTATTTAGGAGAGCTTGCTCTGACTAAGAGCTGGGATAAAATTATTCATCGCAAAGATCGTTGTGATTTGAGTTTGTTTACTCTTGGAGTGCGGTTATTAAAGCGCCTGCTGAGAGAAGGAAAAATACTCCCTCAATTCTGCCTCACATTATCGGGCAAGGCATTGCTGTGA
- a CDS encoding membrane protein HdeD, which yields MIICEDIMMNKVTTNQDLVKSMGTSVWVTGLLLALLGGAGIFFPGALSLTIEVFLAWLMIMGSILWGYYVYQWHRTALISWLKPLVLLIGGILLLVYPVTGVAAITLLISFYLFTDAFGSFALAFERRPLSGWFWMILNGVVSLVLAVLILVGWPSTSPIYLGIIVGISLLFDGISLFMLGFAMNKE from the coding sequence TTGATTATTTGTGAGGATATTATGATGAATAAAGTAACGACAAATCAGGATCTTGTAAAATCTATGGGTACATCAGTCTGGGTAACGGGTTTACTACTGGCTTTGTTAGGTGGGGCAGGTATCTTTTTCCCTGGCGCACTATCATTGACGATTGAGGTTTTTCTGGCCTGGTTAATGATTATGGGCAGTATTCTATGGGGGTATTATGTTTATCAGTGGCACAGAACAGCATTGATCAGCTGGTTGAAACCACTGGTTCTCCTTATTGGCGGTATTTTACTATTGGTTTATCCCGTTACGGGCGTAGCGGCTATTACCTTGCTCATATCGTTCTATTTGTTTACTGATGCCTTCGGTAGTTTTGCTCTGGCATTCGAACGCCGTCCACTGTCAGGCTGGTTTTGGATGATATTGAATGGTGTGGTATCACTGGTACTGGCAGTATTGATACTTGTGGGCTGGCCGTCAACCTCGCCCATCTATCTTGGTATCATTGTTGGTATTAGCCTGCTGTTTGATGGCATATCCTTATTCATGCTTGGGTTTGCTATGAACAAAGAATAA
- a CDS encoding ferrous iron transport protein A: MSTRLSIQVGSECIIRSLGQDKKIARRLAQMGILPGSRLKVIRLAPFGKTLELSTDQGQYFALRDDEANVLDCEMVAMPLSNKAVKIDQYYRIRSLIGGKTFQQKMEQQGIIPGVIIQIRGLNKPPILIELFQEKKSLALGLGEAEKIIIEEIDDSQR, from the coding sequence ATGAGTACCCGTTTAAGCATACAAGTTGGCAGTGAATGTATCATACGATCCTTGGGGCAGGATAAAAAAATTGCTCGGCGACTTGCTCAAATGGGTATATTGCCAGGCTCTAGGCTTAAAGTTATTCGGCTTGCACCCTTTGGGAAAACCCTGGAGCTCTCTACCGATCAAGGGCAGTATTTTGCCCTCCGTGATGATGAGGCCAATGTCCTGGATTGCGAGATGGTTGCCATGCCGCTTTCTAACAAGGCAGTAAAAATAGACCAATATTACAGGATTCGATCTCTTATCGGTGGCAAGACCTTTCAGCAAAAGATGGAACAGCAAGGGATTATCCCAGGCGTAATCATTCAAATCCGCGGACTCAACAAACCGCCTATTCTGATTGAATTGTTTCAAGAGAAAAAGAGTTTGGCATTGGGTTTAGGCGAAGCAGAAAAGATTATTATTGAGGAGATTGATGATTCGCAAAGATAA